ACTAAATGGCGGACAATCGTACTCACAATACAGAGGGAGAGTGACTTCACCATGACTCCAGATTTGAACAGCAGCTATGATTGCGCAAATGCTTCTTCCGACTTGCCGAATCTTATCGCGCAGCTTGATTCGTTAAAACACGGATCCGCTTCCACTGCCGAGCAGCAGGAGGAGATTAACCGGCTCGAGAATCAGATCCGGTTCATTCAGAACAAATGCGATATTCCGCATGGTAATCATTAATAACGAGAAACGAAGTAAGGTCCATGTTTAAACGCATGGACCTTACTCTTTTATAAACCCCGAAAAAAAATTCAATTTCCTTCAAACCGCTTTCTCATTTCCTTCGTTACCTCCTATAAGAAACCATTATTCTTTAAGGAGGATTATTCATGAACACCAAAAAACTAACGATGTTTATATTTTCAGCCGTACTCTTAACGGGTCTGCTGTCGTCTGTCATTGGAGCATCGGCAGCGGAGCCGCAACCCGCTTCCGTAACAAACGACGCAGAATCGGCTGCGAAGCTGGGACTGCTGCTGGGCGACGGCAACGGCGTTAACGATACTTACCTGGCCAAGCGGACCAACCGCATGCAGGCGGCCATCATTTCTCTGCGCCTGAACGGCCATTTGAAGGAAGCAATGGCGGGCATGGGCACTTCTTCTTTTAAAGACGCAGACAAAGCAGGCAAATCCAATGCTCCTATTCTCGCCTACTTGAAGCAGCATCCTGAATTGGGCTGGGCCGGAAACCCGGACGGCACCTTCCGTCCGAACGATCCCGTCAGCGCACAACAGCTGTACAAAGTTCTTCTCGAAAATATTGGCTTCCGTTCCGGTGCCGAGTTCGCTTATGCGGATACGTTGACCTTTGCCGCTTCCAAAGGCATGGCATCCATTGCGGCAGCCAGTCCGCTGACCAACGCTCATCTTGCGACAGCTCTTATCGAGTCATTAACCGTTCAAACGCCGCAAGGGCAATCCTTTTTTGTTAACCTCCAGCAGAAAGGCGTACTCTCGCAATCCGCAGCGCTTCCTCAAGGGAAAAGAATTCAACTGCGAAGCCATCAAGAGCTGGGTACTTATCTGACCGACAATAACGGCATGACCTTGTACTATTTCACCAAGGATGCCGAGAACATTAATGCTTGCGGTGGTCAATGCCTCGTCAACTGGCCTGTGTTCACATCCGACGAGCTGCAAATTCCCGCCTTCCTGAATAAAGCCGATTTCTCGAGCATCACCCGTGCCGACGGCACGAAGCAATGGACCTACAAAGGATACCCGCTCTACTACTTTATCAAGGATACAAAATCCGGAGATGCACTTGGCCAGAACGTAAACCAGGTATGGTTTGTTATTAATCCGTCTACCTTCAAAGGCATGACCCCGGAAGCGAAAACCTATCAGATTGATATTAAACAGTTCTCTTTCGGAACGGAACCTCTAACCGTTGAGGCTGGCTCCAAAATTACCTTTACCAACTATGACGAGATGGAGCATAACGCGGTAGCAGTCGACGGCAGCTTTAAAGTTCCCGTGCTCAAAACAGGAGAGTCCTATACGATTACCCTTGATAAACCGGGTACCTACAATTACTATTGCGAACTGCACAAATCGTTTATGACCGGTCAGATTATTGTGAAATGAGGAATTTGCCATGAAGTTAATAACTAGCAAAAGCCTGCTGCTCATGTTGTCAGGACTACTGTTTGTGTTTATGCTGGCGGCATGCGGCAGCTCATCAGATAAGGCAGCCTCTGCGCCCCCTCCTTCACAGGAGACCGCGACCGTCACGCCAAGCCCTACCCCAGAAGCTTCTATGACTAGTGATGAGCATGAGAATATGGAGCATGAATCAGCCGCGCCTTCCGAATCGCCGTCTGCAGCTCCGGAAGCAACGGCAACAGCCAAACCGCAAGCAGCTGCTACGGCAACGCCAAAACCTTCGCCTTCTCCCTCCCATGATGATCATCATGGCGGGCGCAATAACGATGATGATGATTCCAAGGCATCTCCTGCTGCCAGCGAAGATCATCCAAAAAGCTCGCCTGCAGCTACAGCATCGGAAACAGATGATGGCGGCAAGGAATATGTCGTTGAAATTTCGAATTTCGCCTTCTCCCCTGCCAAGCTGGAAATAAAGCCGGGAGATCGCGTCAAATTTATTAATAAGGACGAAATCAAGCATAGCGCAACAGCCGATGACAGTTCTTTTGACACCGGACTGCTAGCGGAGAATGAAGGTAAAACCGTTACCTTTGATAAAACAGGCGAGTTCGCCTACCACTGTATGCCGCATCCGGGCATGCAAGCCACGATTACCGTCTCAGACAAATAGAAACAAATTTAGGGATAACCATACTTGGTTATCCCTGTTTTCCTTTCGTATTGCGCAGCTGTAAACAGTTGGTAGAATAGAATTATATTATCCTCTTGGAGGTACCATCGTATGCGGGAGCTTACGGATCATCAATTGATGCTGCTCATTCAGAGCAAGCAGAGCGAGGCGCTTTCTGTTTTATATGACCGTTACTCGTCTCTCGTTTATTCCTTTGCCTGGAAAACCTTAAAGGACGAGAATGTCGCTAAAGAAATCGTCCAGGCCGTATTTATGCGATTATGGACAACCAAATCCGTCTATGATCCCGAGCAAGGCAGGTTCTCCAGCTGGCTGCTGACCATTACCCGCAATATTACAACCGACTGGCTGCGCAAAAGACGGAGAGACACGGCTCCTCTCGTTCAGGTCGAACCCGAGCAGCTGGCTAAAATCCCGGACGAAGCTTCCGCTACACCGGAAACGGCTGCCGTTAACAGCGAAATGAAGGACCAGATCCGCAGCGCTTACCGTGATCTGTCCGCCCAGCAGATCCATTTGCTTGAGCATTTCTATTGGCAGGGCTATAGCATCAGCGAGCTTGCGGCTATCTATAACCAGCCGATAGGAACGGTAAAGAACCGTCTGCATCAGACGTTAAAAATATTACGCAGGCATCTCGTGGCCGAAGGAGAGCAATCATGAAGCAGCAAAATGTGACGGTTTGCCATAATGCCCTTGACTATATCTCAGGCGCTTGTTCCGATACAGAAAAGAAAGCTTTTGAACGTCATCTTCCAGGCTGCCCGGCCTGCCAGAGCGAGCTCGAAGAGCTTCGGCTCGTATGGGACTCTCTTCCTTCCGATATGGAGCTGATTGAACCTCCGGCTGACTTGAAGCAGCAGGTCATGGACGCCGCTCTGGCCTCTGTTCAACCTCACCCTGCAAAACGTTCCTTCCGGAAGCTGACCTGGGGTGCTGCTGCCGCAGCCGTACTCGCCGTGTTGGTTGCGGGCACGGCATGGAATGTGGAGCTGTATCGCAGCCGAAGCGGTCCGGCCGTTATCCCTATCGAACAGGCGTTGTCCGTATCCGCTTCCCAGATCAATCAGCTTATATCCTTAAAGCCGGTATCGGATGACGTCGCTTCGTCCTATGCCGTCGCCTGTATTGTGGATAACGGAAGCAACATGCAATTTGTCGTCTATGTATTTGGCGCACCGGCTTCCAAAGACAGCTCCGTCTACCAGGTATGGCTGAACCATGCCGGACAAAAGGATAGCGCGGGTACTTTCCGGGTTGATGACAAAGGTATCGGAGTACTCGCGATGCCTATATCCGGCGATACGCTTGCTTTTGATTCCATTGGCATTACGCTTGAGCCTGACGAACACGGCAACCAACCGCGGGGAACAAGGCTGTACAGCTCAATCTCCTGATTCATAAAAACCGCCATCCGTACGTTCAGGCACGAATGGCGGTTAATTTACTCGATTAGGAAGGATATCTGTCTCCCCTGCTTGTAGGCTCCGAGATGACAAGAAACTGAATGTCGCGATCCGATTTGTTAAACATCTGGTGCGGAGTATGCGGGGCAACATGAATCCCTTCATGCGCTTCCAGCTCAAAGGTCTCGCCGGCAATCTCAATGGTCGCCGTCCCTTCGAGAACAAAGAAGAACTGCTGGGAGTTCTCGTGGTAATGGCGCGTTTCGGCCGTATGCGGCGGCATTTT
This region of Paenibacillus sp. JDR-2 genomic DNA includes:
- a CDS encoding cupin domain-containing protein, translated to MKVSRSNTEHYIWGDQCDGWHLLKQRDLSIIHEKMPPHTAETRHYHENSQQFFFVLEGTATIEIAGETFELEAHEGIHVAPHTPHQMFNKSDRDIQFLVISEPTSRGDRYPS
- a CDS encoding cupredoxin domain-containing protein, with translation MKLITSKSLLLMLSGLLFVFMLAACGSSSDKAASAPPPSQETATVTPSPTPEASMTSDEHENMEHESAAPSESPSAAPEATATAKPQAAATATPKPSPSPSHDDHHGGRNNDDDDSKASPAASEDHPKSSPAATASETDDGGKEYVVEISNFAFSPAKLEIKPGDRVKFINKDEIKHSATADDSSFDTGLLAENEGKTVTFDKTGEFAYHCMPHPGMQATITVSDK
- a CDS encoding RNA polymerase sigma factor produces the protein MRELTDHQLMLLIQSKQSEALSVLYDRYSSLVYSFAWKTLKDENVAKEIVQAVFMRLWTTKSVYDPEQGRFSSWLLTITRNITTDWLRKRRRDTAPLVQVEPEQLAKIPDEASATPETAAVNSEMKDQIRSAYRDLSAQQIHLLEHFYWQGYSISELAAIYNQPIGTVKNRLHQTLKILRRHLVAEGEQS
- a CDS encoding DUF2524 family protein, with protein sequence MTPDLNSSYDCANASSDLPNLIAQLDSLKHGSASTAEQQEEINRLENQIRFIQNKCDIPHGNH
- a CDS encoding anti-sigma factor gives rise to the protein MKQQNVTVCHNALDYISGACSDTEKKAFERHLPGCPACQSELEELRLVWDSLPSDMELIEPPADLKQQVMDAALASVQPHPAKRSFRKLTWGAAAAAVLAVLVAGTAWNVELYRSRSGPAVIPIEQALSVSASQINQLISLKPVSDDVASSYAVACIVDNGSNMQFVVYVFGAPASKDSSVYQVWLNHAGQKDSAGTFRVDDKGIGVLAMPISGDTLAFDSIGITLEPDEHGNQPRGTRLYSSIS
- a CDS encoding plastocyanin/azurin family copper-binding protein, producing MNTKKLTMFIFSAVLLTGLLSSVIGASAAEPQPASVTNDAESAAKLGLLLGDGNGVNDTYLAKRTNRMQAAIISLRLNGHLKEAMAGMGTSSFKDADKAGKSNAPILAYLKQHPELGWAGNPDGTFRPNDPVSAQQLYKVLLENIGFRSGAEFAYADTLTFAASKGMASIAAASPLTNAHLATALIESLTVQTPQGQSFFVNLQQKGVLSQSAALPQGKRIQLRSHQELGTYLTDNNGMTLYYFTKDAENINACGGQCLVNWPVFTSDELQIPAFLNKADFSSITRADGTKQWTYKGYPLYYFIKDTKSGDALGQNVNQVWFVINPSTFKGMTPEAKTYQIDIKQFSFGTEPLTVEAGSKITFTNYDEMEHNAVAVDGSFKVPVLKTGESYTITLDKPGTYNYYCELHKSFMTGQIIVK